In Haloarcula rubripromontorii, the sequence CGGACTCGCGACGCTGGCTCGTCACGGCCAGACAATCGACGAAACGACGGCTGTCGACCTCATGCCAATCGTCGACGGGGCCTGGGAACGTGCCGACACTGACGGCCTCACTATGGCGGCCGACGTGGAGGGACAGGTCATCGCTGACCCGACACGCCTGCGGGACCTCTTCGAGAGCGGGTTCACGTTCGCGGCACACAACGACGCGTCCACGGTCACCGTTTCCCGGGAGGCCGACGAGATCGTCATCACCGACGACGGAACCCCGGCGGGCCAGACAGCGTCAGAGGCCTTTTTCGAGTACGGCGGCGCGATACCGGACGCCGCAGCCGGGATGACGCTCCCGAACTTGCGGATGCTTGCCCGGACTCACGGGTGGGACGTGACACTCGACACCGAGTATCAGGACGGCGTTCGCGTCGTCATCTCGAACGTGACGGTGCCGGGACCGCTGGAAAACTGAGCCCGCCGCCGAGCCGTATCAGCCGCCACTGACCGGCGGAAACAACGCAAGTTCTGTCTCCTCATCGACTGCCGTCGCCAGCCCATCGCCGGCTGCGAAGGGGTCTTCGCCGTCGACGAGCACCCGGATGTGGTCGGCCAGCTCCTCGTTTTCGTCAAGCACCTCCTCGGCGAGCGCCGGTCGCGTCGCAAGCAGCGCATCGAGCGCCGTTCCGACCGTGGCGTCCCCCTCGATATCGACGCTGACCGACTGGCCGTCGGCCGCGTCTCGGAGGTGTGCGAACAGTTTCCACTCCATAGCTGTACTCCGGGCGTCCGGCAAAAGAGGGTTCCGGACTGAGGTGTGTCCGGTCGGCTCGGGGGCGGGAGACAGCCAGCGTGCATCCGGCGGGACCGA encodes:
- a CDS encoding ubiquitin-like small modifier protein 1, with the protein product MEWKLFAHLRDAADGQSVSVDIEGDATVGTALDALLATRPALAEEVLDENEELADHIRVLVDGEDPFAAGDGLATAVDEETELALFPPVSGG